In a single window of the Larimichthys crocea isolate SSNF chromosome XVII, L_crocea_2.0, whole genome shotgun sequence genome:
- the rnf11b gene encoding RING finger protein 11b: MGNCLKSPTSDDISLLHESQSDRASYGDGADPDQEAPPPYQEQIHVPVYHPTPSQARLATQLTEEEQVRIAQRIGLIQHLPKGVYDPGRDGSEKKIRECVICMMDFVYGDPIRFLPCMHIYHMDCIDDWLMRSFTCPSCMEPVDAALLSSYETN; this comes from the exons ATGGGAAACTGTCTGAAATCTCCGACCTCGGATGATATTTCTTTGCTCCATGAATCTCAGTCTGACCGGGCCAGCTACGGAGACGGTGCTGACCCCGACCAGGAGGCACCGCCCCCCTATCAG GAGCAGATCCATGTGCCTGTCTACCACCCAACACCCAGCCAAGCCCGACTGGCCACTcagctgacagaggaagagcaGGTCCGCATCGCCCAGCGAATTGGACTCATCCAGCACCTACCGAAGGGCGTGTACGACCCAGGACGAGATGGCTCTGAGAAGAAGATCAGAGA GTGTGTCATCTGTATGATGGACTTTGTGTATGGAGACCCCATCCGGTTCCTGCCCTGCATGCACATCTACCACATGGACTGTATAGACGACTGGCTGATGAGATCCTTCACCTGCCCCTCCTGCATGGAGCCTGTGGACGCCGCACTGCTTTCTTCCTACGAGAccaactga